In a single window of the Bacillus clarus genome:
- a CDS encoding alpha/beta fold hydrolase codes for MQIVKKEKFFLREFRFENGRKIPIQIGYETYGTLDRERSNVILVCHYFSATSHAAGKYTEYDESPGWWDGLIGPGKAIDTNKYFVICTDNLCNVQVKDPYVITTGPKSIDPITGLEYAMDFPVFTFLDMARVQFELIKDMGIGRLYAVMGPSAGGMIAQQWAVHYPHMVERMIGVITNPQNPIITSVNVVQNAIEAIQLDPSWKDGNYGEAQPTKGLHLASRMLFTNAFDAHFYETAFMRNSMEIEPYNEFSTLTSFEKDINAITLKSIASVDANSWMYTAKAILLHDIAHGFSSLDEALSRIEANVLMIPCKQDLLQPPRYNYKMVDILQKQRKYAEVYEIESINGHMAGGIDVHLFEKKVYEFLNRKVSSFV; via the coding sequence GTGCAAATTGTAAAAAAGGAAAAATTTTTTTTAAGAGAGTTTAGGTTTGAAAATGGTAGAAAGATTCCGATTCAAATTGGATATGAAACATATGGCACGTTAGATAGAGAAAGGTCAAATGTAATTTTAGTGTGTCATTATTTTAGTGCAACAAGTCATGCAGCAGGAAAGTATACAGAGTATGATGAGAGTCCTGGTTGGTGGGACGGATTAATTGGACCAGGAAAGGCGATAGATACAAATAAATATTTTGTTATTTGCACGGACAATCTTTGTAATGTGCAAGTGAAAGATCCTTATGTAATTACAACAGGACCGAAATCTATTGATCCAATAACTGGCCTTGAATATGCAATGGATTTTCCGGTTTTTACATTTTTGGACATGGCGCGTGTCCAGTTTGAATTAATAAAAGATATGGGGATTGGAAGGCTATATGCTGTCATGGGACCGTCTGCGGGAGGAATGATTGCACAGCAATGGGCTGTACATTACCCTCATATGGTGGAGCGAATGATTGGGGTTATTACGAACCCACAAAATCCAATTATAACGTCGGTAAATGTAGTACAAAATGCGATTGAAGCAATTCAGCTAGATCCAAGCTGGAAGGATGGGAATTATGGAGAGGCGCAACCGACGAAGGGACTTCATTTAGCGAGCCGAATGCTGTTTACTAACGCTTTTGATGCTCATTTTTATGAAACGGCATTTATGCGTAATAGTATGGAAATAGAACCTTATAACGAATTTTCTACGCTAACATCATTTGAGAAAGATATAAATGCTATTACGCTTAAAAGTATAGCTTCAGTAGATGCGAATTCATGGATGTACACTGCAAAAGCGATATTATTACATGATATTGCACATGGATTTTCTTCTTTAGATGAGGCGCTTTCGAGAATAGAAGCGAATGTACTTATGATTCCGTGTAAACAAGATTTACTTCAGCCACCTCGCTATAATTATAAAATGGTAGATATTTTACAAAAACAAAGGAAATATGCAGAAGTTTATGAGATTGAAAGTATAAATGGGCATATGGCTGGAGGGATAGATGTTCATTTGTTTGAAAAGAAAGTATATGAATTTTTAAATCGAAAAGTATCTAGTTTTGTATAG